One genomic window of Conger conger chromosome 7, fConCon1.1, whole genome shotgun sequence includes the following:
- the LOC133132865 gene encoding hexokinase-2-like isoform X1 — protein sequence MSSTENAGVNGAPCAKKMKLNQHASDDEEEIVSGNLRKVEDWLQPFRVSMETLRDVSVRLRRDLIRGLGKHTHRRAPVKMLPTFVRATPDGTEKGDFLALDLGGTHFRVLHVRVLEDQQKLLKMDSQICAIPQEIMLGPGSQLFDHIAACLSEFLESLGLRDQVLPLGFTFSFPCEQKDIDKSILIRWTKGFNCSGVEGEDVVALLREAIHRRGDYDIGPVAMVNDTVGTMMSCGYRDRSCEIGMIIGTGTNACYMEEIKNVKRVEGEDGRMCINTEWGGFGDDGSLRDIQTEFDLEVDRTSLNPGVHTFEKMISGMYLGEVVRLVLVKLAQEKMLFGGEVSEALLTPDTFKTKYISQIEEEGTGLDRAREILLELALPAGQQHCRILLLVCSTLSTRSAQLCAAALATIANRIRSNRGLDQLHTTVGVDGTVYKKHPKFSQRLQDTVRILAPHCNISFLVSEDGSGKGAAMVTAVAQRLAMQSRLLEDSEGEDDEEEEGEEEEGN from the exons ATGAGCAGCACGGAGAACGCCGGTGTGAATGGCGCCCCCTGCGCCAAGAAGATGAAACTCAACCAGCACGCGTCTGATGACGAGGAGGAGATCGTCTCCGGTAACCTGCGTAAG gtggaggACTGGCTGCAGCCGTTCCGGGTTTCCATGGAGACGCTGCGTGACGTGAGCGTGCGGCTGAGGCGGGACCTGATCCGCGGCCtgggcaagcacacacaccgccGCGCGCCCGTCAAGATGCTGCCCACCTTCGTCAGGGCCACGCCCGAcggcacag AGAAGGGGGACTTCCTGGCCCTGGATCTGGGCGGGACTCATTTCCGTGTGCTGCACGTGCGTGTGCTGGAGGACCAGCAGAAACTGCTGAAGATGGACAGCCAGATCTGTGCCATCCCCCAAGAGATCATGCTGGGACCAGggtcacag CTCTTTGATCACAtcgctgcctgtctctctgagtTTCTGGAGTCTCTGGGGCTGAGAGATCAGGTCCTGCCCCTGGGCTTCACCTTCTCCTTCCCCTGCGAGCAGAAGGACATCGACAAG AGCATCCTGATCAGGTGGACGAAGGGGTTCAACTGTTCGGGAGTGGAGGGGGAGGACGTGGTGGCCCTGCTGAGGGAGGCCATTCAcaggagaggg GACTATGACATCGgccctgttgccatggtgaacGACACCGTGGGGACCATGATGAGCTGTGGGTATCGAGACCGGAGCTGTGAAATCGGCATGATCATCG gcacagGGACTAATGCGTGCTACATGGAGGAGATAAAGAACGTGAAGCGCGTGGAGGGGGAGGATGGCCGCATGTGCATCAACACGGAGTGGGGCGGCTTCGGGGACGACGGGTCGCTCAGGGACATCCAGACCGAGTTCGACCTGGAAGTGGACAGAACATCACTCAATCCAGGGGTACACAC GTTTGAGAAGATGATCAGTGGGATGTATCTGGGGGAGGTGGTGCGGCTGGTTCTGGTCAAGCTTGCCCAGGAGAAGATGCTCTTTGGAGGGGAAGTTTCTGAAGCTCTCCTTACGCCGGATACATTTAAAACCAAATACATCTCTCAAATAGAAGA agaggggacaGGGCTGGACCGTGCGCGGGAGATCCTGTTGGAGTTGGCGCTCCCTGCTGGACAGCAGCACTGCCGCATCCTGCTCCTGGTGTGCAGCACCCTGTCCACCCGCTCAGCCCAGCTGTGCGCCGCTGCCCTGGCAACCATCGCCAACCGCATCCGCAGCAACCGTGGGCTGGACCAACTGCACACCACCGTGGGGGTGGACGGCACCGTGTACAAGAAGCACCCCAA gttcAGCCAGAGACTGCAGGACACCGTGCGCATCCTGGCGCCCCACTGCAACATCTCCTTCCTGGTCTCAGAGGATGGGAGCGGGAAGGGCGCTGCCATGGTGACGGCGGTTGCCCAGCGACTGGCCATGCAGTCACGACTGCTGGAGGACAGCGAGGGCGAGGAtgacgaggaggaagagggggaggaggaagagggaaacTAA
- the LOC133132865 gene encoding hexokinase-2-like isoform X2 has translation MLPTFVRATPDGTEKGDFLALDLGGTHFRVLHVRVLEDQQKLLKMDSQICAIPQEIMLGPGSQLFDHIAACLSEFLESLGLRDQVLPLGFTFSFPCEQKDIDKSILIRWTKGFNCSGVEGEDVVALLREAIHRRGDYDIGPVAMVNDTVGTMMSCGYRDRSCEIGMIIGTGTNACYMEEIKNVKRVEGEDGRMCINTEWGGFGDDGSLRDIQTEFDLEVDRTSLNPGVHTFEKMISGMYLGEVVRLVLVKLAQEKMLFGGEVSEALLTPDTFKTKYISQIEEEGTGLDRAREILLELALPAGQQHCRILLLVCSTLSTRSAQLCAAALATIANRIRSNRGLDQLHTTVGVDGTVYKKHPKFSQRLQDTVRILAPHCNISFLVSEDGSGKGAAMVTAVAQRLAMQSRLLEDSEGEDDEEEEGEEEEGN, from the exons ATGCTGCCCACCTTCGTCAGGGCCACGCCCGAcggcacag AGAAGGGGGACTTCCTGGCCCTGGATCTGGGCGGGACTCATTTCCGTGTGCTGCACGTGCGTGTGCTGGAGGACCAGCAGAAACTGCTGAAGATGGACAGCCAGATCTGTGCCATCCCCCAAGAGATCATGCTGGGACCAGggtcacag CTCTTTGATCACAtcgctgcctgtctctctgagtTTCTGGAGTCTCTGGGGCTGAGAGATCAGGTCCTGCCCCTGGGCTTCACCTTCTCCTTCCCCTGCGAGCAGAAGGACATCGACAAG AGCATCCTGATCAGGTGGACGAAGGGGTTCAACTGTTCGGGAGTGGAGGGGGAGGACGTGGTGGCCCTGCTGAGGGAGGCCATTCAcaggagaggg GACTATGACATCGgccctgttgccatggtgaacGACACCGTGGGGACCATGATGAGCTGTGGGTATCGAGACCGGAGCTGTGAAATCGGCATGATCATCG gcacagGGACTAATGCGTGCTACATGGAGGAGATAAAGAACGTGAAGCGCGTGGAGGGGGAGGATGGCCGCATGTGCATCAACACGGAGTGGGGCGGCTTCGGGGACGACGGGTCGCTCAGGGACATCCAGACCGAGTTCGACCTGGAAGTGGACAGAACATCACTCAATCCAGGGGTACACAC GTTTGAGAAGATGATCAGTGGGATGTATCTGGGGGAGGTGGTGCGGCTGGTTCTGGTCAAGCTTGCCCAGGAGAAGATGCTCTTTGGAGGGGAAGTTTCTGAAGCTCTCCTTACGCCGGATACATTTAAAACCAAATACATCTCTCAAATAGAAGA agaggggacaGGGCTGGACCGTGCGCGGGAGATCCTGTTGGAGTTGGCGCTCCCTGCTGGACAGCAGCACTGCCGCATCCTGCTCCTGGTGTGCAGCACCCTGTCCACCCGCTCAGCCCAGCTGTGCGCCGCTGCCCTGGCAACCATCGCCAACCGCATCCGCAGCAACCGTGGGCTGGACCAACTGCACACCACCGTGGGGGTGGACGGCACCGTGTACAAGAAGCACCCCAA gttcAGCCAGAGACTGCAGGACACCGTGCGCATCCTGGCGCCCCACTGCAACATCTCCTTCCTGGTCTCAGAGGATGGGAGCGGGAAGGGCGCTGCCATGGTGACGGCGGTTGCCCAGCGACTGGCCATGCAGTCACGACTGCTGGAGGACAGCGAGGGCGAGGAtgacgaggaggaagagggggaggaggaagagggaaacTAA